In Allocoprobacillus halotolerans, a genomic segment contains:
- a CDS encoding aspartate-semialdehyde dehydrogenase: MKTYKVAIVGATGAVGREMLRCIFQFHFPFESIKLLASARSAGKVVEYEGHEFVVEELTENSFEGIEVAFWSAGGSISEKYMPYAVKAGCVNIDNTSHFRMDPDVPLVVPEVNGYALKDHKGIIANPNCTTIQMVSALNRLDEYFDIERIIVSTYQAVSGAGVAGMEELYRQSQEVLDGKEPVAKTLPCASDKKHFPIAFNCIPQVDKFDLDNHFTKEEMKMVNETKKIFNKDIKVNATCVRVPVLRGHSESVYIETKKPIDIDKVFELLSNSPGVELYDDIENQVYPMATLFIGDELVHVGRVRKDLDNDHALSLWVVADQLMKGAAYNSVDIGLKMIELGLL, encoded by the coding sequence ATGAAAACATATAAAGTAGCGATTGTGGGTGCCACTGGTGCCGTTGGTAGAGAAATGTTAAGATGTATTTTTCAATTCCATTTTCCTTTTGAAAGCATTAAGCTTTTAGCTTCAGCAAGAAGTGCAGGAAAAGTAGTTGAATATGAAGGTCATGAATTTGTAGTAGAAGAATTAACAGAAAATTCTTTTGAAGGGATTGAAGTTGCTTTCTGGAGTGCAGGAGGAAGTATTTCAGAAAAATATATGCCTTATGCTGTTAAGGCAGGTTGTGTGAATATTGATAATACTTCACATTTTAGAATGGACCCTGATGTACCATTGGTTGTTCCTGAAGTTAATGGCTATGCCTTAAAAGATCATAAAGGAATTATCGCCAATCCAAACTGTACAACAATTCAAATGGTCAGTGCTTTAAATCGTTTAGATGAATATTTTGATATTGAAAGAATTATTGTTTCGACTTATCAGGCTGTTTCAGGTGCAGGTGTAGCTGGTATGGAGGAATTATATCGTCAATCTCAAGAAGTTTTAGATGGGAAAGAACCCGTAGCAAAGACACTTCCTTGTGCTTCTGATAAAAAACATTTTCCAATTGCCTTTAACTGTATTCCTCAAGTTGATAAATTTGATTTAGATAATCATTTTACAAAAGAAGAAATGAAAATGGTTAATGAAACAAAGAAAATCTTTAACAAAGATATTAAAGTCAATGCAACATGTGTACGTGTTCCAGTCTTAAGAGGTCATAGTGAATCTGTTTATATTGAAACAAAGAAACCAATTGATATAGATAAAGTCTTTGAATTATTATCAAATTCTCCAGGTGTAGAATTATATGATGATATTGAAAATCAAGTCTATCCAATGGCAACTCTTTTCATTGGTGATGAACTTGTTCATGTAGGACGTGTTAGAAAGGATTTAGATAATGACCATGCCTTAAGTTTATGGGTTGTTGCCGATCAGTTAATGAAAGGTGCTGCTTATAACTCTGTGGATATTGGTTTAAAAATGATTGAGTTAGGTTTATTATAA
- a CDS encoding RNA polymerase sigma factor → MQLKKEILKDYLSNNKLDMDKLFNDYYGYVYIIVKNGVSFVLTDEDIEEIVSDVFIALWKNSETLLETVNIKAYLSGIAKNMIKNKYRKTKLHFSISEYEEKLIATSNLEKQVAENEQNIIIKNTLKTLKKEEYDAFIMFYYENKTTKEIAKKYHCHVGKVKVMLHRIRKKIKKNLEKGGYGYGKS, encoded by the coding sequence TTGCAATTGAAAAAAGAAATTTTAAAAGACTATCTATCAAATAACAAATTAGATATGGACAAACTCTTCAATGATTATTATGGGTATGTCTATATCATTGTGAAAAATGGAGTGAGTTTTGTTTTAACAGATGAAGATATTGAAGAAATTGTTTCTGATGTCTTTATTGCCTTATGGAAAAATAGTGAAACACTTTTAGAAACAGTCAATATCAAAGCTTATCTTTCAGGTATTGCAAAAAATATGATTAAAAATAAATATCGAAAAACAAAGTTACATTTCTCCATATCTGAATATGAAGAAAAATTAATCGCAACAAGCAATCTTGAAAAACAAGTTGCAGAAAATGAACAAAATATCATTATCAAAAACACATTAAAGACACTAAAAAAAGAAGAATATGATGCATTTATTATGTTTTATTATGAAAATAAAACAACAAAAGAGATTGCAAAAAAATATCATTGTCATGTTGGTAAAGTGAAAGTTATGTTACATAGGATTAGAAAGAAAATAAAGAAAAATTTAGAAAAAGGTGGTTATGGTTATGGAAAATCATGA
- a CDS encoding DUF2871 domain-containing protein, translated as MKKMINTSFMYLILALVAGVFYREFTKFNAFSGQTALGIVHTHFFILGVIFFLILTLFIKNFPQILDYKGLNKFYILYNISVILFTIMLLVRGTMEVLGTPLSSAVDASISGIAGISHILLTVSLVYFFVIIKKSIVNHD; from the coding sequence ATGAAAAAAATGATAAATACTTCTTTTATGTACTTAATACTTGCTTTAGTGGCAGGTGTCTTTTACAGAGAATTTACAAAGTTTAATGCCTTTAGCGGACAAACAGCACTTGGTATAGTTCATACTCATTTCTTTATATTAGGCGTTATATTTTTTCTTATCTTGACTCTTTTTATCAAGAATTTCCCTCAAATTTTAGATTATAAAGGTTTGAATAAGTTCTATATTTTATATAACATTTCAGTTATCTTATTTACTATAATGTTGTTAGTAAGAGGAACTATGGAAGTTTTAGGAACACCTTTATCATCTGCAGTTGATGCCTCTATTTCAGGAATTGCAGGTATTTCTCATATTTTATTAACAGTAAGTCTTGTTTATTTCTTTGTTATTATTAAAAAAAGTATAGTCAATCATGACTAA
- a CDS encoding ABC transporter permease, producing the protein MVIIGTYCLFTAGSITILKFLKKNKRFYYQTKHFTSVAQLIYRMKQNAVGLASICILCTCILVMLSSTVSLYFGIEDTITSYQQDSYYLKVYGYEDETLPTQKEFQSLYTNMQNQLQKNDIGIKSFIHTQRYGVSVRFQDNKRIITDEDSNDFIVGYLFGITEDEYNRAYHQNVHLKDNEVLVTSNFFQFGKTLDMDQKQYQIKEVIHQPYLLTNENPTAERNLIVIMKDEETIQEMMSIFFGDTIKPTESLSIVYNDQSKEKEAQDILDKCLEQFYTGLSSQHGDLSFYASSQYTVRLMLMELYGSLFFLGIFLGILFLMATILIMYYKQLSEGYEDQKRFEIMQKVGMSAKEVKQTIRSQVLIFFFLPLVVSVIHMAFAFNMITMMFSFLVTAGINLFIVCTMISVVIVAIVYAVVYAFTSRTYYRIVKY; encoded by the coding sequence TTGGTTATTATTGGAACCTATTGTTTATTTACTGCTGGTTCAATTACAATTTTAAAATTCTTAAAAAAGAATAAACGTTTTTATTATCAAACAAAACATTTTACTTCTGTTGCACAACTGATTTATCGTATGAAACAAAATGCAGTTGGTTTAGCAAGTATTTGTATTTTATGTACATGTATATTAGTCATGTTATCGAGTACAGTTTCTTTATATTTTGGAATTGAAGATACGATTACTTCTTATCAACAAGATAGCTATTATTTAAAAGTCTATGGTTATGAAGATGAAACATTACCTACTCAAAAAGAGTTTCAGTCTTTATATACCAATATGCAAAATCAATTACAAAAAAATGATATTGGAATAAAAAGCTTTATTCATACGCAAAGATATGGAGTCAGTGTACGTTTCCAAGATAACAAGCGCATTATCACCGATGAAGATTCAAATGATTTTATTGTGGGATATTTATTTGGAATCACTGAAGATGAATATAATCGTGCTTATCATCAAAATGTGCATTTAAAAGATAATGAAGTTTTGGTAACAAGTAATTTCTTCCAGTTTGGAAAAACTTTAGATATGGATCAAAAACAATATCAGATTAAAGAAGTCATTCATCAACCATATCTATTAACAAATGAAAATCCTACGGCTGAAAGAAATCTAATTGTGATTATGAAAGATGAAGAAACGATACAAGAAATGATGTCAATCTTCTTTGGTGATACCATTAAACCAACAGAAAGTCTTTCCATTGTCTATAATGATCAGTCAAAGGAAAAAGAAGCACAGGATATTCTTGATAAATGTTTAGAACAATTTTATACAGGCTTATCAAGCCAACACGGAGATTTATCATTTTATGCATCATCACAATATACAGTTCGTTTAATGTTGATGGAATTATATGGCAGCTTATTCTTTTTAGGAATATTCTTAGGCATCTTATTCTTAATGGCAACAATTTTAATTATGTATTATAAACAATTATCTGAAGGATATGAGGATCAAAAACGTTTTGAAATCATGCAGAAGGTCGGAATGAGTGCTAAAGAAGTGAAACAGACGATTCGTTCTCAAGTCTTAATTTTCTTCTTTTTGCCATTGGTTGTTTCAGTCATTCATATGGCTTTTGCATTCAATATGATTACAATGATGTTTAGTTTCCTTGTCACAGCAGGTATCAATCTTTTCATTGTTTGTACAATGATTTCAGTTGTTATTGTTGCTATTGTCTATGCTGTGGTTTATGCTTTTACATCAAGAACTTATTATCGTATAGTAAAATATTAG
- a CDS encoding FtsX-like permease family protein has product MALYNILGLEKKHIMIMMLYETIVTTFVSLVMGFVFGIIFSQLASLLLIHLMGLSSNITFHISWSSFLLTIIVFLPIYLISYLIHVIQIQLSNPVELLRGAQSGEKEPKTKWLLTIIGLLSLGVGYYIALTIDDPMTAVALFLEQLYWLLLEPIVYLLLVQLQF; this is encoded by the coding sequence TTGGCTTTATATAACATTTTAGGATTAGAAAAGAAACATATTATGATTATGATGTTATATGAAACAATAGTGACAACATTTGTTTCATTAGTGATGGGATTTGTATTTGGCATTATTTTTAGTCAGTTAGCATCATTACTATTAATTCATTTAATGGGATTATCTTCGAACATTACTTTTCATATTTCATGGTCTTCTTTCCTTTTAACTATCATTGTATTTTTACCCATTTATCTTATTTCTTATTTAATTCATGTGATTCAGATTCAATTATCAAATCCAGTAGAATTATTAAGAGGAGCACAAAGTGGTGAAAAAGAGCCAAAAACCAAATGGTTATTAACTATTATTGGTTTGCTTTCTTTAGGAGTAGGATATTATATTGCTTTGACTATTGATGATCCTATGACGGCAGTTGCATTATTTTTGGAGCAGTTATATTGGTTATTATTGGAACCTATTGTTTATTTACTGCTGGTTCAATTACAATTTTAA
- a CDS encoding ABC transporter ATP-binding protein, translating to MSLLEVKNLKKIYTTRFSNQQVQALSNVTFSVEEGEYVAIMGESGSGKTTLLNILASLDQPTSGQVLLNGKDITHLKEKEISEFRRKNLGFVFQDFNLLDTFSVKDNIFLPLVLSKEPYPVMKQKIKALAPKLGIENLLEKYPYEISGGQKQRVAVARALITHPQIVLADEPTGALDSKSTDQLLEIFDAVNQEGQTILMVTHSTKAASYASRVLFIRDGEVFHQIYKGNQTNQQMYQSISDTLTLLATGGK from the coding sequence ATGTCATTACTAGAAGTTAAAAATTTAAAGAAAATTTATACAACACGTTTTTCAAACCAACAGGTTCAAGCTTTATCCAATGTCACTTTTAGTGTAGAAGAAGGTGAATATGTAGCGATTATGGGTGAATCAGGAAGTGGGAAAACAACTTTATTGAATATACTGGCTTCATTGGATCAACCAACCAGTGGTCAAGTTTTATTAAATGGAAAGGATATTACGCATTTAAAAGAAAAAGAAATTTCAGAATTTAGAAGAAAGAATTTGGGATTTGTTTTTCAGGATTTTAATTTATTAGATACTTTTTCAGTCAAAGACAATATCTTTTTACCACTTGTTTTATCTAAAGAACCTTATCCAGTGATGAAACAAAAAATCAAAGCTTTAGCTCCAAAACTTGGCATCGAAAATCTATTAGAAAAATATCCTTATGAAATTTCAGGTGGACAAAAACAAAGAGTTGCCGTTGCTAGAGCATTAATTACTCATCCTCAAATCGTCCTAGCTGATGAACCAACAGGAGCCCTTGATTCTAAATCAACTGATCAATTATTGGAAATCTTTGATGCTGTGAATCAAGAAGGACAAACAATTTTAATGGTTACACATAGTACCAAAGCGGCAAGCTATGCATCACGTGTTTTATTTATTAGAGATGGTGAAGTCTTCCATCAAATTTATAAAGGAAATCAAACGAATCAACAGATGTATCAAAGTATTTCAGATACTTTAACATTACTTGCGACAGGAGGGAAATAA
- a CDS encoding ATP-binding protein, with product MQKKLSLQLDEIDLKVLTDEKWLSFVLEQLLSNALKYTKKGGIHIYVKDEVLYIEDSGIGIKEEDLPRIFEKGFTGYNGRMDKKASGLGLYLCARILKYLGHPIHMSSKQGIGTTVMIDFHVQDLQVE from the coding sequence ATTCAAAAGAAGTTATCTTTACAACTAGATGAGATTGATTTAAAAGTTTTAACAGATGAAAAATGGTTATCTTTTGTCTTGGAACAGCTTTTATCCAATGCTTTAAAATATACTAAAAAGGGTGGTATTCATATTTATGTTAAAGATGAAGTGCTGTATATTGAAGATAGTGGGATTGGAATCAAGGAAGAAGATTTACCAAGAATCTTTGAAAAAGGATTTACAGGATATAATGGTAGAATGGATAAAAAAGCCAGTGGTTTAGGACTTTATCTTTGTGCGAGAATTTTAAAGTATTTAGGACACCCGATTCATATGTCATCTAAACAGGGGATTGGCACAACAGTGATGATTGATTTTCATGTTCAAGATTTACAAGTTGAATAA
- a CDS encoding response regulator transcription factor, protein MQKIMIVEDDEVIASSLQKHLETWNYKVHVIDDFEHVLEKYLDLQPELVLLDISLPFYNGYHWCEQIRKVSSVPIIFISSASENMNIVMAISMGGDDFITKPFDFSVLTAKIQALLRRTYSFSKSIQVLTYKALVLNILDATISYHEQTIDLTKNELKILQILFEKSETFVSRDDLMMALWQSNEFIDDNTLSVNMNRLRKKLDDFHIEHLIQTKKGLGYKLSYE, encoded by the coding sequence ATGCAAAAAATTATGATTGTTGAAGATGATGAAGTCATTGCTTCATCTTTACAGAAACATTTAGAAACATGGAATTACAAAGTACATGTGATTGATGATTTTGAACATGTCTTAGAAAAATATCTAGATTTGCAACCAGAACTTGTATTATTAGATATTTCTTTGCCATTTTATAACGGTTATCACTGGTGTGAACAGATACGTAAAGTATCATCCGTACCGATTATTTTCATTTCTTCTGCCAGTGAAAATATGAATATTGTCATGGCAATTTCAATGGGCGGGGATGATTTTATAACCAAGCCTTTTGATTTTTCTGTTTTAACAGCTAAGATTCAGGCTTTATTACGTCGTACTTATTCATTTTCTAAATCTATACAAGTTTTAACTTATAAAGCACTGGTTTTAAATATTTTAGATGCAACGATTTCATATCATGAACAAACGATTGATCTTACAAAAAATGAATTAAAGATTTTACAAATCTTATTTGAAAAATCAGAAACATTTGTATCACGTGATGATTTAATGATGGCATTATGGCAAAGTAATGAATTTATTGATGATAATACTTTAAGTGTGAATATGAATAGATTAAGGAAAAAACTAGATGATTTTCATATTGAACATTTGATACAAACTAAAAAAGGATTAGGTTATAAATTATCTTATGAATAA
- a CDS encoding helix-turn-helix transcriptional regulator: MGKRMFYVLKIILSSSKQAIMASEIQILLEKEGIKVDIKTVRTCIQQINDFFYEWLQRDLIITYHRKGYQIDEDIFDDGQLQFLLDQLAFHQDLNQEDQQKLQHKLLFLSSFHQQQRLIFFESSQRQHSFLSFVNLSVIMKAIEHQKAITFEYIDYDIQKDQLVEVASQRGNKEKQYIVSPYSFTSQNNHYYMIAYNEKHLGQLTNYRIDRMRKIQTLNNGYIDIREQFDIQNEIEKMMNMFISHHHDTLVIECDYKQLREMVSRFGQQMKVQRLYQDRLLLTIEDVSISEGLIGWIMMMQTQIKVISPKYLQDEMKARIKAMHNLYQDVL; this comes from the coding sequence ATGGGAAAAAGAATGTTTTATGTTTTAAAGATTATCTTATCTTCGTCCAAACAAGCCATTATGGCAAGTGAAATACAGATATTGCTGGAAAAAGAAGGCATCAAAGTTGATATTAAAACAGTGCGTACCTGTATTCAACAAATTAATGATTTCTTTTATGAATGGTTACAACGTGATTTGATTATCACATATCATCGTAAAGGCTATCAAATAGATGAAGATATTTTTGATGATGGACAGTTACAGTTTTTATTAGACCAACTGGCTTTTCATCAAGATTTAAATCAGGAAGATCAACAAAAACTCCAACATAAATTATTGTTTTTATCTTCTTTTCACCAACAACAACGCTTGATTTTCTTTGAATCCAGTCAACGTCAACATTCTTTTCTCTCTTTTGTAAATTTATCCGTCATTATGAAAGCTATTGAACATCAAAAAGCTATCACTTTTGAATATATTGATTATGATATTCAAAAAGATCAATTAGTAGAAGTGGCATCACAAAGAGGAAATAAAGAAAAACAATATATTGTTTCACCTTATTCATTCACTTCTCAAAACAATCATTATTATATGATTGCTTATAATGAAAAACATCTTGGACAATTAACGAACTATCGTATTGATCGTATGCGTAAAATACAGACCCTAAATAACGGATACATAGATATTCGTGAACAGTTTGATATTCAAAATGAAATAGAAAAAATGATGAATATGTTTATATCACATCATCATGATACATTAGTGATTGAATGTGATTATAAACAGTTAAGAGAAATGGTTTCACGTTTTGGTCAACAGATGAAAGTGCAACGTTTATATCAGGATAGACTTTTATTAACAATTGAAGATGTATCTATTTCCGAGGGGTTGATTGGCTGGATCATGATGATGCAAACACAAATCAAAGTCATTTCACCCAAATATTTGCAAGATGAAATGAAAGCCCGTATAAAAGCTATGCACAACCTTTATCAAGATGTGCTATAA
- a CDS encoding IS1634 family transposase encodes MAYFLKKTHRNGRTYLSIVESYYSPQKRCGAHRTFKSLASVESWKAKGIEDPIAHFQKEVDALNDEISNSQALKISESSPELYLGYFPFVSLLNKMNIKKFVDYFNISNSFEFDLYELLSSLVFARLVNPCSKHKTFHEVLPQLKDPVHFSYDQLLDGLAFMGNDYGKFIEIFNEQMKKVYHINTSKTYFDCTNFYFEIDKEDDFRRKGPSKENRKDPIVSLGLLLDANQIPIGMKLFPGNESEKPVLRDVIHDLKKKNQISGKTIHVADKGLNCTQNIAFSKENGDGYLFSKSVKTLPEKEKIWVLLNNEDWKEIKNDNGTLLYRYKSCIDKFPYHIEIDGKKKTIYFTEKRVVTYNPKLASKKRYEISKQVEKARSLCYSQAKRAEYGDLGKYVNFTNENGEKAKATINEDIIEKELELAGYNLLITSETNMKSTDIYNTYHNLWRIEESFRIMKSDLDARPVFLQKENSIKGHFLICYLAVLLERIFQFKILNNKYSTQEIMKFVKSFKIVKGESKYINVTTSSKFIKDFEQMTKLPLTNYYLTERQVKQIFRYKI; translated from the coding sequence ATGGCTTATTTTCTTAAAAAAACTCATCGTAATGGGCGTACTTATCTTTCTATCGTGGAAAGTTACTATTCCCCTCAAAAACGCTGCGGAGCTCATCGCACCTTTAAATCTCTCGCTTCTGTCGAATCTTGGAAAGCCAAAGGAATCGAGGATCCTATCGCTCATTTCCAAAAAGAAGTCGATGCTCTTAATGATGAAATTTCTAACAGTCAGGCTCTCAAAATTTCTGAATCATCTCCTGAACTTTATTTAGGATATTTTCCTTTTGTTTCTTTATTGAATAAAATGAACATCAAAAAGTTTGTTGACTATTTCAATATTTCCAATTCCTTTGAATTCGATCTGTATGAATTGCTTTCCTCTCTTGTTTTTGCCCGACTTGTGAATCCCTGCAGTAAGCATAAGACTTTTCACGAGGTTCTTCCCCAGCTGAAGGATCCTGTCCATTTTTCTTATGACCAACTTTTAGACGGTCTTGCCTTCATGGGCAATGATTACGGCAAGTTCATCGAGATTTTTAATGAGCAGATGAAGAAAGTCTATCATATCAATACTTCAAAGACTTATTTTGATTGTACCAATTTCTATTTTGAAATCGACAAGGAAGATGATTTTAGAAGAAAGGGGCCATCAAAAGAAAACAGAAAAGACCCTATTGTGAGTTTGGGGCTATTGCTCGATGCCAATCAAATCCCTATTGGCATGAAGCTGTTTCCTGGTAATGAAAGTGAAAAGCCAGTCTTAAGAGATGTGATTCATGATCTTAAAAAGAAAAACCAAATTTCAGGAAAAACTATACATGTAGCTGACAAGGGATTGAACTGCACTCAAAACATTGCTTTTTCTAAAGAAAATGGAGATGGCTATTTATTCTCCAAATCTGTCAAGACTCTCCCTGAAAAAGAAAAGATATGGGTATTGTTGAATAATGAAGACTGGAAAGAAATAAAAAATGATAATGGTACATTATTATACAGATATAAGTCATGCATTGACAAATTTCCTTATCATATAGAAATTGATGGGAAAAAGAAGACTATATATTTTACTGAGAAACGAGTAGTGACTTATAATCCAAAGCTTGCATCTAAAAAAAGATATGAAATCAGCAAACAGGTTGAAAAGGCAAGAAGCCTATGTTACAGTCAGGCAAAAAGAGCCGAATATGGAGATCTAGGAAAATACGTTAATTTCACTAATGAAAATGGAGAAAAAGCAAAGGCAACAATCAATGAAGACATCATAGAAAAAGAACTTGAACTGGCAGGTTATAATTTATTGATCACATCAGAAACAAATATGAAGTCAACAGACATCTACAATACCTATCACAATTTATGGAGGATAGAAGAATCATTTAGAATAATGAAATCCGATTTGGATGCCAGACCAGTATTCCTTCAAAAAGAAAACAGTATAAAGGGACATTTTTTGATATGTTACCTGGCAGTATTATTGGAAAGAATATTCCAATTCAAAATCTTGAACAATAAATATAGTACACAGGAAATTATGAAATTTGTAAAAAGTTTTAAGATAGTCAAGGGAGAAAGTAAATATATCAACGTAACAACATCAAGCAAGTTCATAAAAGACTTTGAGCAAATGACAAAATTACCGTTAACAAATTATTACTTGACAGAAAGGCAAGTAAAACAAATATTCAGGTACAAAATATAA
- a CDS encoding ATP-binding cassette domain-containing protein produces MNSIEVRHITKTYHGQKAIDDVSFEFKSGKIYGLLGKNGAGKSTLLKIIYQYIFADEGEVLIDGQSANNNEQMQEKVYYMSEMNLYPTGLKVKDILKWTDRFYQKFDIDKAIRLANLFGLDTTKKLINYPQDTKQSLNVLLLYHWIFLTLFLMNRF; encoded by the coding sequence ATGAATAGTATTGAAGTACGCCATATTACCAAAACATATCATGGACAAAAGGCAATAGACGATGTGTCTTTTGAGTTTAAAAGTGGAAAAATATATGGTTTATTAGGAAAAAATGGAGCTGGTAAATCAACTCTACTCAAGATTATTTATCAGTATATCTTTGCTGATGAGGGGGAAGTACTAATTGATGGACAGTCTGCAAACAATAATGAACAAATGCAAGAAAAAGTCTATTATATGAGTGAAATGAATCTTTATCCAACAGGATTAAAGGTAAAAGATATTTTGAAATGGACAGATCGTTTTTATCAAAAATTTGATATCGATAAAGCGATTCGACTTGCCAATTTATTTGGCTTAGATACAACGAAAAAATTAATCAATTATCCACAGGATACAAAACAATCTTTAAATGTATTATTGCTTTATCATTGGATATTCCTTACATTATTTTTGATGAACCGGTTTTAG
- a CDS encoding GntR family transcriptional regulator gives MHINTNSETPIFIQIAQQIEDSIFTGVFEEESKIPSTNEMSILLNINPHTVLKGMNILVEEHILYKKRGLGMFVKTGAVQQIKEKRQHLFYSQYIETMINEAKKLNMTKQEIMSLIERGYQDE, from the coding sequence ATGCATATCAACACAAATAGTGAAACACCAATTTTTATTCAAATAGCTCAACAAATTGAAGATTCTATATTTACTGGTGTTTTTGAAGAAGAAAGTAAAATTCCATCTACAAATGAAATGTCCATTCTTTTGAATATTAATCCACATACAGTTTTAAAAGGCATGAATATTTTAGTAGAAGAACATATTTTGTATAAGAAAAGGGGGTTAGGCATGTTTGTCAAAACAGGAGCAGTTCAACAAATTAAAGAGAAAAGACAGCATTTATTTTATAGTCAGTATATTGAAACAATGATTAATGAAGCGAAAAAATTAAATATGACTAAACAGGAGATTATGTCATTAATAGAAAGAGGGTATCAGGATGAATAG
- a CDS encoding DegV family protein, translating into MARIAILADSGCQIEFNQYENQGIYIVPLCITMKKHTYLDQKEITSLEVFETMEKEDVMVMTSQPSTGELVNVLQKIKDDGYDEVIGLPIATGLSSTLNGMKVAAEMVDIPITLVDTKGTAGNQKYLVFTAAKFVQEGKSVSEIQQILEEMVEQSGTIIMAPNLEHLKKGGRITPAVALLASMLKIVPVMELNYELGGKIDILGKVRTLSKAKASLVNRMIELGVNAKEYKITVEHVLCESSAMDVKQMILEKIGDVELELRELPAVVGAHMGVGGIGVQYIKKYEG; encoded by the coding sequence ATGGCACGAATAGCAATATTAGCTGATAGTGGTTGTCAAATAGAATTCAATCAATATGAAAATCAAGGTATTTATATTGTACCTTTATGTATTACAATGAAAAAACATACTTATTTAGATCAAAAAGAAATTACCAGTTTAGAAGTCTTTGAAACAATGGAAAAAGAAGACGTGATGGTTATGACTTCCCAACCGTCTACTGGTGAACTTGTCAATGTTTTACAGAAAATCAAAGATGATGGCTATGATGAAGTGATTGGATTACCGATTGCAACAGGTTTATCATCTACTTTAAATGGAATGAAAGTGGCAGCTGAAATGGTTGATATTCCTATCACTTTAGTAGATACCAAAGGAACGGCAGGAAATCAAAAATATTTGGTTTTCACTGCTGCTAAGTTTGTTCAAGAAGGAAAAAGTGTGAGTGAAATTCAACAGATTCTTGAAGAAATGGTTGAACAATCAGGAACCATTATTATGGCACCAAACTTAGAACATCTTAAAAAAGGTGGGCGTATTACACCAGCTGTGGCTTTACTTGCCAGTATGTTGAAGATTGTTCCAGTGATGGAATTAAATTATGAGCTAGGTGGAAAGATTGATATTTTAGGGAAAGTCAGAACTTTATCTAAAGCCAAAGCCAGCCTTGTTAATCGTATGATTGAACTAGGTGTGAATGCGAAAGAATACAAGATTACAGTTGAACATGTTTTATGTGAAAGTTCAGCAATGGATGTGAAACAAATGATTTTAGAGAAGATCGGTGATGTTGAATTAGAACTAAGAGAATTACCAGCTGTTGTAGGTGCTCATATGGGTGTTGGTGGCATTGGTGTTCAATATATTAAAAAATATGAAGGATAG